The Molothrus aeneus isolate 106 chromosome 15, BPBGC_Maene_1.0, whole genome shotgun sequence genome includes a region encoding these proteins:
- the THOC3 gene encoding THO complex subunit 3 yields MAVSPYVQAMQELFRANTRSREFPAHGAKVHSVAWSCCGRRLASGSFDKTASVFLLEKDRLVKENNYRGHGDSVDQLCWHPSNPDLFVTASGDKTIRIWDVRTTKCIATVNTKGENINICWSPDGQTIAVGNKDDVVTFIDAKTHRSKAEEQFKFEVNEISWNNDNNMFFLTNGNGCINILSYPELKPIQSINAHPSNCICIKFDPMGKYFATGSADALVSLWDVDELVCVRCFSRLDWPVRTLSFSHDGKMLASASEDHFIDIAEVETGEKLWEVQCESPTFTVAWHPKRPLLAFACDDKDGKYDSSREAGTVKLFGLPNDS; encoded by the exons ATGGCGGTGTCGCCCTACGTGCAGGCCATGCAGGAGCTGTTCCGCGCCAACACGCGGAGCCGCGAGTTCCCGGCGCACGGCGCCAAGGTGCACTCGgtggcctggagctgctgcggCCGCCGCCTCGCCTCCGGCTCCTTCGACAAGACCGCCAGCGTCTTCCTGCTCGAGAAGGACCGGCTG GTGAAGGAGAACAACTACCGCGGCCACGGGGACAGCGTggaccagctctgctggcacccCAGCAACCCGGACCTGTTTGTCACAGCGTCAGGGGACAAAACCATCCGCATCTGGGATGTCCGCACCACCAAGTGCATCGCCACCGTCAACACCAAAG GTGAGAACATCAACATCTGCTGGAGCCCTGATGGACAGACGATTGCTGTGGGGAACAAGGATGATGTGGTCACCTTCATTGATGCCAAGACACATCGCTCCAAAGCTGAGGAACAGTTCAAGTTTGAGGTGAACGAGATCTCCTGGAACAACGATAATAACATGTTCTTCCTCACCAATGGGAATGGCTGCATCAACATCCTCAG CTACCCAGAGCTGAAACCCATCCAGTCCATCAACGCCCATCCTTCCAACTGCATCTGCATCAAGTTTGATCCCATGGGGAAGTACTTTGCCACAGGCAGTGCTGATGCACTGGTCAGCCTCTGGGACGTGGATGAGCTGGTGTGTGTGAGGTGCTTCTCCAG GCTGGACTGGCCCGTGCGGACGTTGAGCTTCAGCCATGATGGGAAGATGCTGGCCTCAGCATCAGAAGATCACTTCATTGACATTGCTGAGGTGGAGACAG GAGAGAAGCTCTGGGAGGTGCAGTGTGAGTCCCCCACCTTCACAGTGGCCTGGCACCCGAAGAGGCCTCTGCTGGCCTTCGCCTGTGACGACAAAGATGGCAAATatgacagcagcagggaggctggCACTGTCAAGCTTTTCGGGCTCCCCAACGACTCCTGA
- the CPLX2 gene encoding complexin-2: MDFVMKQALGGATKDMGKMLGGEEEKDPDAQKKEEERQEALRQQEEERKAKHARMEAEREKVRQQIRDKYGLKKKEEKEAEEKAALEQPCEGSLTRPKKAIPAGCGDEEEEEEESILDTVLKYLPGPLQDMFKK, from the exons ATGGACTTCGTCATGAAGCAAGCACTGGGTG GGGCCACCAAGGACATGGGGAAGATGCTGGGGGGTGAGGAGGAGAAGGATCCCGACGCgcagaagaaggaggaggagaggcaggaagcCCTGcgccagcaggaggaggagcggAAAGCCAAGCACGCCCGCATGGAAGCGGAGCGGGAGAAAGTCCGGCAGCAGATCCGTGACAAG TACGGgctgaagaagaaggaggagaaggaagcagaggagaaagctgctctggagcagccgTGTGAGGGCAGCCTGACGCGCCCCAAGAAGGCGATCCCGGCAGGCTGTGGGgacgaggaagaggaggaggaagagagcaTCCTGGACACCGTCCTCAAGTACCTGCCCGGCCCACTGCAGGATATGTTCAAGAAGTAA